In Drosophila simulans strain w501 chromosome 3R, Prin_Dsim_3.1, whole genome shotgun sequence, a single window of DNA contains:
- the LOC6729730 gene encoding fructose-bisphosphate aldolase isoform X1 — translation MTTYFNYPSKELQDELRDIAQRIVAPGKGILAADESGPTMGKRLQDIGVENTEDNRRAYRQLLFSTDPKLAENISGVILFHETLYQKADDGTPFAEILKKKGIILGIKVDKGVVPLFGSEDEVTTQGLDDLAARCAQYKKDGCDFAKWRCVLKIGKNTPSYQSILENANVLARYASICQSQRIVPIVEPEVLPDGDHDLDRAQKVTETVLAAVYKALSDHHVYLEGTLLKPNMVTAGQSAKKNTPEEIALATVQALRRTVPAAVTGVTFLSGGQSEEEATVNLSAINNVPLIRPWALTFSYGRALQASVLRAWAGKKENIAAGQNELLKRAKANGDAAQGKYVAGSAGAGSGSLFVANHAY, via the exons ATGACCACCTACTTCAACTACCCCAgcaaggagctgcaggatgAGCTGCGCGACATCGCCCAGCGAATCGTTGCCCCCGGCAAGGGAATCCTCGCCGCCGATGAGTCCGGCCCAACCATGGGCAAGCGTCTGCAGGACATCGGCGTGGAGAACACCGAGGACAACCGCCGTGCCTACCGTCAGCTGTTGTTCAGCACTGACCCCAAGCTGGCCGAGAACATCTCTGGAGTGATCCTGTTCCACGAGACCCTCTACCAGAAGGCCGACGATGGCACCCCCTTCGCCGAGATCCTGAAGAAGAAGGGCATCATTCTGGGCATCAAGGTCGACAAGGGTGTGGTCCCACTGTTCGGCTCCGAGGACGAGGTCACCACCCAGGGTCTGGATGACCTGGCTGCCCGTTGCGCCCAGTACAAGAAGGACGGTTGCGACTTCGCCAAGTGGCGTTGCGTCCTGAAGATCGGCAAGAACACCCCATCCTACCAGTCGATCCTGGAGAACGCCAATGTCCTGGCCCGCTACGCCTCCATCTGCCAGTCGCAGCGCATCGTCCCAATTGTGGAGCCCGAGGTTCTGCCCGATGGCGATCACGATCTGGACCGCGCCCAGAAGGTCACCGAGACCGTCCTGGCCGCCGTCTACAAGGCCCTGAGCGACCACCACGTCTACCTGGAGGGTACTCTGCTGAAGCCCAACATGGTCACCGCCGGTCAGTCGGCCAAGAAGAACACCCCCGAGGAGATCGCCCTGGCCACCGTGCAGGCTCTGCGCCGCACCGTTCCCGCCGCCGTTACTG GCGTGACCTTCCTGTCTGGAGGTCAGTCCGAGGAGGAGGCCACCGTCAACCTGAGTGCCATCAACAACGTTCCCTTGATCCGCCCATGGGCCCTCACCTTCTCGTACGGTCGTGCCCTGCAGGCCTCCGTCCTGCGTGCCTGGGCTGGCAAGAAGGAGAACATCGCCGCCGGCCAGAACGAGCTGCTCAAGCGCGCCAAG GCCAACGGTGATGCTGCTCAGGGCAAGTACGTTGCCGGAAGCGCTGGTGCCGGATCCGGATCCCTGTTCGTGGCCAACCACGCCTACTAA
- the LOC6729730 gene encoding fructose-bisphosphate aldolase isoform X2: protein MTTYFNYPSKELQDELRDIAQRIVAPGKGILAADESGPTMGKRLQDIGVENTEDNRRAYRQLLFSTDPKLAENISGVILFHETLYQKADDGTPFAEILKKKGIILGIKVDKGVVPLFGSEDEVTTQGLDDLAARCAQYKKDGCDFAKWRCVLKIGKNTPSYQSILENANVLARYASICQSQRIVPIVEPEVLPDGDHDLDRAQKVTETVLAAVYKALSDHHVYLEGTLLKPNMVTAGQSAKKNTPEEIALATVQALRRTVPAAVTGVTFLSGGQSEEEATVNLSAINNVPLIRPWALTFSYGRALQASVLRAWAGKKENIAAGQNELLKRAKANSQACQGIYVPGSIPSFAGNANLFVAQHKY, encoded by the exons ATGACCACCTACTTCAACTACCCCAgcaaggagctgcaggatgAGCTGCGCGACATCGCCCAGCGAATCGTTGCCCCCGGCAAGGGAATCCTCGCCGCCGATGAGTCCGGCCCAACCATGGGCAAGCGTCTGCAGGACATCGGCGTGGAGAACACCGAGGACAACCGCCGTGCCTACCGTCAGCTGTTGTTCAGCACTGACCCCAAGCTGGCCGAGAACATCTCTGGAGTGATCCTGTTCCACGAGACCCTCTACCAGAAGGCCGACGATGGCACCCCCTTCGCCGAGATCCTGAAGAAGAAGGGCATCATTCTGGGCATCAAGGTCGACAAGGGTGTGGTCCCACTGTTCGGCTCCGAGGACGAGGTCACCACCCAGGGTCTGGATGACCTGGCTGCCCGTTGCGCCCAGTACAAGAAGGACGGTTGCGACTTCGCCAAGTGGCGTTGCGTCCTGAAGATCGGCAAGAACACCCCATCCTACCAGTCGATCCTGGAGAACGCCAATGTCCTGGCCCGCTACGCCTCCATCTGCCAGTCGCAGCGCATCGTCCCAATTGTGGAGCCCGAGGTTCTGCCCGATGGCGATCACGATCTGGACCGCGCCCAGAAGGTCACCGAGACCGTCCTGGCCGCCGTCTACAAGGCCCTGAGCGACCACCACGTCTACCTGGAGGGTACTCTGCTGAAGCCCAACATGGTCACCGCCGGTCAGTCGGCCAAGAAGAACACCCCCGAGGAGATCGCCCTGGCCACCGTGCAGGCTCTGCGCCGCACCGTTCCCGCCGCCGTTACTG GCGTGACCTTCCTGTCTGGAGGTCAGTCCGAGGAGGAGGCCACCGTCAACCTGAGTGCCATCAACAACGTTCCCTTGATCCGCCCATGGGCCCTCACCTTCTCGTACGGTCGTGCCCTGCAGGCCTCCGTCCTGCGTGCCTGGGCTGGCAAGAAGGAGAACATCGCCGCCGGCCAGAACGAGCTGCTCAAGCGCGCCAAG GCCAATTCCCAGGCCTGCCAGGGTATTTACGTGCCCGGCTCAATTCCGTCGTTTGCCGGCAATGCCAACCTCTTTGTCGCCCAGCACAAATACTAA